The proteins below come from a single Thermotoga sp. KOL6 genomic window:
- the polA gene encoding DNA polymerase I — protein MARLFLFDGTALAYRAYYALDKSLSTSTGIPTNATYGVARMIVKFIKDHIIIDKDYAAVAFDKRAATFRHKLLETYKAQRPKTPDLLVQQLPYIKKLIEAFGFKVLEMEGYEADDIIATLAVKGLSFFDEIFIITGDKDMLQLVNEKIKVWRIVKGISDLELYDAKRVKEKYGVEPRQIPDFLALVGDDIDNIPGVPGVGEKTATQLLEKYKNLEDIFEHIRELPNKVAKAILRNRETAVLSKKLTTLETNVPIDLDWEELRYKGFNREKLLSVLKELEFASIMRELNLYEESEPKGYEIVKDSGMFENLVKKLKEAPSFALDLETSSLDPFNCEIVGISLSFKVKTGYYIPLHHKNATNLDEKKVLNVLKEILEDPSSKIVGQNLKFDYKVLMVKGIDPVPPHFDTMVAAHLLEPNEKKFNLEDLALKFLGYRMTSYQELMSFSSPLFGFSFADVPLEKAANYSCEDADIAYRLYKVFSVKLHEADLENVFYKIEMPLVNVLARMELNGVYVDTEYLKRLSEEYGKKLEKLTENIYKVAGEPFNINSPKQVSKILFEKLGIKPRGKTTKTGDYSTRIEILEEIASEHEIIPLILEYRKIQKLKSTYIDTLPKLVNPKTGRIHASFHQTGTATGRLSSSDPNLQNLPTKSEEGKEIRKAIVPQNPDWWIISADYSQIELRILAHLSGDENLIKAFEDKVDVHALTASRIYGVKPEEVTEEMRRVGKMVNFSIIYGVTPYGLSVRLGVPVKEAEKMIVNYFVLYPKVREYIQRVVAEAKEKGYVRTLFGRKRDIPQLMARDKNTQSEGERIAINTPIQGTAADIIKLAMIEIDRELRKRNMRSKMIIQVHDELVFEVPHEEKDILVELVKEKMTNVVKLSVPLEVDVNIDKTWS, from the coding sequence ATGGCGAGACTATTTCTCTTTGATGGTACCGCCTTGGCTTATAGAGCTTACTATGCCTTAGATAAATCTCTTTCCACATCAACCGGTATTCCCACGAATGCCACTTACGGTGTGGCACGCATGATCGTCAAATTCATAAAAGATCATATTATCATCGACAAGGATTATGCAGCTGTTGCCTTCGACAAGAGGGCAGCGACTTTCAGACACAAACTTCTCGAAACTTACAAAGCTCAGAGGCCAAAAACTCCGGATCTTCTAGTTCAGCAACTTCCGTACATCAAAAAGTTGATCGAAGCTTTCGGATTCAAAGTACTTGAAATGGAAGGTTATGAAGCTGATGATATCATTGCAACTCTGGCTGTGAAAGGGCTCTCGTTTTTCGACGAGATATTCATAATCACGGGAGATAAGGATATGTTGCAGCTTGTAAACGAGAAAATCAAGGTTTGGCGAATTGTGAAGGGCATATCTGACTTGGAGCTTTACGATGCAAAAAGAGTGAAAGAAAAATATGGTGTTGAGCCTCGACAAATACCGGACTTTCTTGCTTTAGTGGGAGACGATATTGACAACATTCCAGGTGTACCCGGAGTTGGGGAGAAAACTGCTACTCAACTGCTGGAGAAATACAAAAATCTCGAAGATATCTTCGAACACATCCGAGAGCTTCCAAATAAGGTAGCAAAGGCCATTTTAAGAAATAGAGAAACGGCTGTTCTCAGCAAGAAACTCACTACTTTGGAAACCAACGTACCCATAGACCTGGATTGGGAAGAATTACGGTACAAGGGGTTCAACAGAGAAAAACTCCTCTCCGTATTAAAAGAATTGGAATTTGCTTCTATAATGAGAGAATTGAATCTGTACGAAGAGTCTGAGCCCAAGGGATACGAAATTGTAAAGGATTCTGGAATGTTCGAGAATTTGGTTAAAAAGTTGAAGGAAGCTCCTTCGTTCGCATTGGATCTGGAAACTTCCTCGCTTGATCCTTTCAATTGTGAAATTGTAGGGATTTCCCTTTCTTTCAAAGTCAAAACGGGGTACTACATACCCCTGCATCACAAAAATGCAACAAATCTCGATGAAAAGAAGGTTTTGAATGTATTGAAGGAGATTCTTGAAGATCCTTCTTCGAAAATTGTAGGTCAAAACTTGAAATTTGATTACAAAGTGCTCATGGTAAAAGGAATAGATCCTGTTCCACCTCACTTTGACACAATGGTGGCTGCTCACCTTTTGGAACCCAATGAGAAGAAGTTCAACCTCGAAGATCTGGCTCTCAAGTTTCTTGGATACAGAATGACCTCTTACCAGGAACTGATGTCCTTTTCTTCTCCTTTGTTCGGATTCAGCTTTGCGGATGTTCCCTTAGAGAAGGCGGCAAACTATTCATGTGAAGATGCGGACATAGCTTACAGATTGTACAAGGTCTTCAGTGTGAAACTTCACGAGGCAGATCTGGAGAACGTCTTTTACAAGATAGAAATGCCTTTGGTGAATGTGCTTGCCAGAATGGAGCTGAACGGAGTGTACGTGGATACAGAATATTTGAAGAGGCTCTCTGAAGAATATGGAAAAAAGCTAGAAAAACTCACCGAAAATATCTACAAAGTGGCCGGAGAACCTTTCAACATCAATTCGCCAAAACAAGTTTCGAAAATTCTTTTTGAGAAGTTGGGAATAAAACCCCGTGGTAAAACGACAAAGACAGGAGATTATTCTACTAGAATAGAGATCTTGGAAGAGATAGCCAGCGAGCACGAGATAATTCCTCTCATTTTGGAGTACAGAAAGATTCAAAAATTGAAATCGACTTATATAGATACTCTTCCGAAACTGGTGAATCCCAAAACTGGCAGGATACATGCTTCGTTTCATCAAACAGGAACTGCAACTGGAAGGTTGAGCAGCAGCGATCCAAATCTTCAAAACTTACCAACAAAGAGTGAGGAAGGTAAAGAGATAAGAAAAGCCATTGTGCCACAAAATCCCGATTGGTGGATAATCAGTGCGGATTATTCCCAGATAGAGTTAAGGATATTAGCCCATTTGAGTGGGGATGAAAACTTAATCAAAGCTTTCGAAGACAAGGTGGATGTACACGCCTTAACTGCTTCTAGGATATACGGTGTGAAACCGGAAGAAGTGACAGAAGAGATGCGCCGAGTAGGAAAAATGGTGAATTTCTCCATAATTTATGGCGTGACTCCGTATGGACTTTCTGTGAGGCTCGGTGTGCCCGTAAAAGAAGCTGAGAAAATGATCGTTAACTATTTCGTCTTGTATCCTAAAGTAAGAGAATACATCCAACGTGTTGTTGCAGAAGCAAAAGAAAAGGGCTATGTGCGAACTCTTTTTGGTAGAAAAAGGGACATACCTCAGCTCATGGCAAGAGACAAAAACACTCAGTCAGAAGGTGAGCGAATAGCGATAAATACCCCAATTCAAGGGACAGCAGCAGACATTATAAAACTGGCGATGATAGAGATAGACAGAGAATTACGAAAGAGGAATATGCGATCTAAGATGATAATACAGGTTCATGATGAACTCGTCTTTGAAGTACCACACGAAGAAAAAGATATACTCGTGGAATTGGTCAAAGAGAAAATGACGAATGTCGTAAAACTTTCTGTTCCCTTAGAAGTCGATGTGAACATAGATAAAACTTGGTCCTGA
- a CDS encoding carboxymuconolactone decarboxylase family protein yields the protein MEYKEFVETRRELNEKVISKGTLNTKRFFNLDGAVYREGKLDVKTKELIGLVASLVLRCDDCIKYHLVRCVQEGVSDEEFFEAFDVALVVGGSIVIPHLRRAVKFLEELREMEKNGETISL from the coding sequence ATGGAATATAAAGAATTTGTCGAAACCAGACGCGAGTTGAACGAAAAGGTGATTTCAAAGGGAACATTGAACACAAAACGTTTTTTCAATTTGGATGGAGCTGTATACAGGGAAGGAAAGCTTGATGTAAAGACCAAAGAATTGATAGGACTTGTAGCGTCTCTCGTACTTCGATGTGATGATTGTATAAAGTATCATCTCGTGAGATGCGTTCAAGAAGGTGTCAGCGACGAGGAGTTTTTTGAAGCTTTTGACGTCGCTCTCGTAGTAGGGGGATCGATTGTTATTCCTCATTTGAGAAGGGCGGTGAAGTTTCTAGAGGAGTTAAGGGAGATGGAAAAAAATGGCGAGACTATTTCTCTTTGA
- a CDS encoding glycerophosphodiester phosphodiesterase family protein — protein MIVLGHRGYSAKYLENTLEAFLKAIEAGADGIELDVRSSKDGKIVVFHDEDLRRLFNIDVKIRDATVEDLKRLTGGKVITLDEVYSHISDDKIINVEIKERSVARSVLELSKDRKNVIFSSFDLDLLDEQFKGTKYGYLVDDKNYGTVEFFLERVERERPYSLHLPYQLFEMNEAVELVKKFRDMGIKVFVWTLNDPVFFQEIKDHIDGVITDEVEIFVKLR, from the coding sequence ATGATAGTGTTAGGGCATCGTGGGTACTCAGCGAAGTATCTAGAGAACACGTTGGAAGCGTTTTTAAAAGCAATTGAAGCGGGAGCGGACGGCATTGAATTGGATGTGAGGAGTTCAAAGGATGGAAAAATTGTGGTATTTCATGACGAAGATCTGAGAAGGCTTTTCAATATAGATGTGAAAATAAGGGACGCCACAGTTGAAGATTTGAAAAGATTGACAGGAGGTAAAGTAATCACTCTTGATGAGGTGTATTCACATATTTCGGACGATAAGATCATCAATGTTGAAATAAAAGAAAGAAGCGTAGCAAGATCTGTTCTTGAGTTGTCAAAAGATAGAAAGAATGTTATTTTCTCTTCTTTCGATTTAGACCTTCTGGACGAACAGTTCAAAGGAACGAAGTATGGTTACCTTGTGGATGATAAAAACTACGGCACTGTTGAGTTCTTCCTAGAACGTGTCGAAAGAGAAAGGCCTTATTCCTTACACCTTCCTTACCAATTGTTCGAAATGAACGAAGCAGTGGAGCTGGTGAAAAAATTCAGAGATATGGGGATCAAAGTTTTCGTTTGGACTTTGAACGATCCAGTATTCTTTCAAGAAATAAAAGATCATATAGATGGTGTGATTACCGATGAGGTGGAAATCTTTGTGAAATTGAGGTGA
- a CDS encoding DUF3242 domain-containing protein — MKRVFLMGLLFLLSSCALFKIEVPPESYSLETAIRILENREYTLMDLKNVDQYAEVTMPGKVAVFETKDGVIFFYAYKGEDAKKIWKTIRKKTGFFSVRSILDLPNMGKFSTILEGKKIVAWWKKSWLFIVEGKDGVEDFVKHIHEVYEVLRG; from the coding sequence ATGAAACGGGTCTTCCTAATGGGACTCTTGTTTCTCTTATCCTCTTGTGCTTTATTTAAAATAGAAGTTCCACCAGAATCTTATTCCTTGGAAACGGCTATACGTATACTCGAAAATCGTGAATACACGCTCATGGATTTGAAGAACGTGGATCAATACGCTGAGGTCACAATGCCTGGAAAGGTGGCGGTATTTGAAACCAAAGATGGAGTGATTTTCTTCTATGCTTATAAAGGGGAGGACGCCAAGAAGATCTGGAAAACGATAAGAAAAAAAACGGGATTTTTCTCCGTGAGAAGCATTCTAGATTTGCCGAACATGGGAAAATTTTCTACAATATTGGAAGGAAAAAAGATTGTCGCTTGGTGGAAAAAGAGTTGGTTGTTCATCGTTGAAGGTAAAGATGGGGTAGAAGATTTTGTAAAGCATATTCATGAAGTTTACGAGGTGTTGAGAGGATGA
- the lepA gene encoding translation elongation factor 4, giving the protein MYRPDLIRNICIIAHIDHGKTTLVDRILEITNTVDKRKMREQYLDMMDIERERGITIKAQPVKVMYKAKDGNVYEINIIDTPGHVDFSYEVGRSMAACEGAILLVDATQGVEAQTVAHTYLAIEYDLEIIPVVNKIDLPNANIEETMLEIKDLLGVDEKEILLVSAKEGTGVKELLETIVERVPPPRGNVNEKLKALIFDAKYDNYKGVIVHVRLFGGQVKPGDRIMTFSNGKIYEVQEVGVFSPEMVSSDSLSAGEVGYIIAGIKEVVDARVGDTITSADDPVDEPLPGYREIKPMVFAGMFPGLPEYYEELRKALEKLKLNDSALSFEPTMSPALGFGFRCGFLGPLHMDVVRERIEREFDLAVILTAPNVRYKVVLRNGQEVEITDPSKFPDEGEILEVYEPYVDLSIITPTDYIGALINLVQNEKRGELKATENAGRNRVILRFDAPLAEIIYDFFDKMKAVSRGYASMDYEFKEYRKSDLVKVTILVNKEPVDALSFIVHRSKAYQVARRMVEKLKELIPRHQFQIPIQAKAGGRIIARADIKALRKDVLAKCYGGDVTRKMKLLEKQKEGKKKLREIGRVTIPQEAFLALLKIGESDER; this is encoded by the coding sequence GTGTACAGACCTGACTTGATAAGAAACATTTGTATAATAGCCCATATAGATCACGGGAAGACAACTCTTGTAGATAGAATCCTCGAGATTACAAACACCGTCGACAAGAGAAAAATGAGAGAGCAATACCTTGACATGATGGACATAGAGAGAGAAAGAGGTATCACAATAAAAGCTCAACCTGTAAAGGTTATGTACAAAGCAAAAGATGGGAACGTATATGAGATAAACATAATCGATACACCGGGACACGTAGATTTCTCGTACGAAGTGGGAAGAAGTATGGCCGCTTGTGAGGGTGCAATCCTACTGGTCGATGCGACACAGGGAGTTGAGGCTCAAACAGTTGCACACACTTATCTCGCTATAGAGTACGATTTAGAGATAATACCAGTGGTCAACAAAATAGATCTTCCCAATGCCAATATAGAGGAAACGATGCTTGAAATAAAGGATCTCCTCGGGGTTGACGAAAAAGAGATTCTACTTGTGAGCGCAAAAGAAGGAACTGGGGTTAAAGAACTTCTTGAAACGATTGTTGAGAGAGTTCCTCCACCAAGAGGAAATGTCAATGAAAAGTTGAAAGCGTTGATTTTTGATGCCAAATATGACAATTACAAAGGTGTGATCGTACACGTTAGACTTTTTGGTGGACAGGTAAAGCCGGGAGATCGTATAATGACGTTTTCCAACGGGAAGATTTATGAAGTCCAAGAAGTTGGGGTTTTCTCACCAGAAATGGTGTCTTCAGATTCTTTGAGTGCAGGTGAGGTAGGTTACATCATCGCAGGAATAAAAGAAGTGGTGGACGCGCGAGTGGGAGATACCATAACTTCGGCGGACGATCCCGTAGATGAACCTCTTCCAGGTTACAGAGAGATAAAACCCATGGTGTTTGCTGGTATGTTTCCAGGGCTTCCGGAGTACTACGAGGAATTGAGAAAAGCACTTGAAAAGTTGAAGCTTAACGATTCGGCTTTGTCCTTTGAACCTACTATGTCTCCTGCTTTGGGATTTGGTTTCAGGTGCGGATTTTTAGGGCCTCTCCATATGGATGTGGTGAGGGAGAGAATAGAAAGAGAATTTGATCTTGCGGTCATTCTTACAGCCCCGAATGTTAGATACAAGGTTGTCTTGAGAAACGGCCAGGAGGTTGAGATCACTGATCCTTCGAAATTTCCTGATGAGGGAGAAATATTGGAGGTTTATGAACCTTACGTTGATCTTTCTATAATAACTCCAACCGATTATATTGGGGCATTGATTAATCTCGTTCAGAACGAGAAAAGAGGTGAATTGAAAGCCACCGAAAACGCTGGAAGGAATCGTGTTATTCTAAGATTCGATGCTCCCTTAGCTGAAATAATATACGATTTCTTTGACAAAATGAAGGCAGTAAGTAGAGGTTATGCGTCGATGGATTACGAATTTAAGGAATACAGGAAGAGTGATCTGGTGAAGGTAACAATATTGGTTAACAAGGAACCAGTTGATGCCCTCTCTTTCATAGTTCATAGGTCGAAAGCATATCAAGTGGCACGTAGGATGGTGGAAAAATTGAAAGAGTTGATACCAAGGCATCAGTTTCAGATTCCGATTCAGGCAAAGGCTGGCGGTAGAATAATAGCAAGAGCTGACATAAAAGCTCTCAGAAAGGATGTTTTGGCGAAGTGTTACGGTGGTGATGTGACGAGAAAGATGAAACTTTTGGAAAAACAAAAAGAAGGAAAAAAGAAACTCAGAGAAATCGGACGTGTTACCATTCCTCAAGAAGCATTTCTTGCACTTCTCAAGATAGGGGAGAGTGATGAAAGATGA
- a CDS encoding glycoside hydrolase family 2 protein has translation MKRIGLNGVWRVRDSEGEHTLSGTVPGVVQADLVREKILPHPYIGTNEDLFVKIEDKEWIYEREFKFEEELSEKERVELVFEGIDTLSDVYLNGVYIGSTENMFLEYRFDIKRLLKKENHLRVVIKSPVRIPKTLEQNYGVLGGPEDSIRGYIRKAQYSYGWDWGARIVTSGIWKPVYLEIYEDARLQDSTAYILSIDGKDAIVKVNGFVYGEGNLSVEVIVNNEKLGNFQVFERNGEKHFEGTIKLKNVKLWYPWNVGEPHLYNFIFVLKNSGKEIYREEKRIGLRRVRILQEPDEEGKTFIFEINGEKVFAKGANWIPSDNILTWLKDEDYEKLIKMARDANMNMLRVWGGGIYENETFYRLCDELGIMVWQDFMYACLEYPDHLPWFRKIANDEARKIVRKLRYHPSIVLWCGNNENNWGFDEWGNMARKVDGINLGNRLYLFDFPKICAQEDPATPYWPSSPYGGEKANSEKEGDRHVWNVWSGWINYDHYEKDTGRFISEFGFQGAPHMKTIEFFSKPEERDVFHPVMLKHNKQIEGQERLIRFIFGNFGKCRNFEDFVYLSQINQAEAIKFGVEHWRSRKYKTAGTLFWQLNDSWPVFSWSAVDYFKRPKALYYYAKRFFTDVLPVVKKNDDRVVLLVVSDLRKSKKAKVRFSAYDFFGKQMFENFYEINLPPDSVTIVDKVSSPIDFVFFAEVEIEGSVFRNYKLFKKWREVNLTDPKLSVRDHDETLEIVAENPAFGIKILSEEIPEDDFIFLEPGKSFIMRKPEGFFGVRSLYDYLK, from the coding sequence GTGAAAAGAATAGGTCTCAACGGTGTGTGGAGAGTTAGAGACAGCGAAGGGGAACACACACTTTCTGGTACCGTACCGGGGGTCGTTCAAGCAGATCTGGTGAGAGAAAAAATTCTTCCTCATCCTTACATCGGAACGAACGAAGATCTTTTTGTAAAAATTGAAGACAAAGAATGGATTTATGAAAGAGAATTCAAGTTCGAGGAAGAACTTTCGGAGAAAGAACGTGTAGAACTTGTTTTTGAAGGGATAGACACCCTTTCCGATGTGTATTTGAACGGAGTTTACATAGGAAGTACCGAGAACATGTTTCTCGAGTATCGATTCGACATAAAGAGACTTTTGAAAAAAGAAAATCACCTGAGAGTCGTCATAAAGTCACCTGTGAGGATTCCCAAAACACTTGAACAAAATTATGGAGTTCTTGGTGGTCCAGAAGATAGCATAAGAGGGTACATCAGAAAGGCACAATATTCTTATGGCTGGGACTGGGGTGCCAGGATCGTCACGAGTGGTATATGGAAACCTGTTTACCTAGAAATCTACGAAGACGCTCGTCTTCAAGACTCAACCGCCTACATCCTTTCTATAGATGGAAAAGATGCTATCGTCAAAGTGAATGGTTTTGTTTATGGCGAAGGGAATTTGAGTGTGGAAGTTATTGTAAACAATGAAAAATTGGGAAATTTTCAAGTTTTCGAAAGGAACGGCGAAAAGCACTTTGAAGGGACGATAAAACTTAAAAATGTTAAACTTTGGTATCCATGGAATGTTGGAGAGCCTCATCTGTACAACTTCATTTTCGTATTGAAGAATTCGGGGAAGGAGATCTACAGGGAAGAAAAAAGGATTGGTCTGAGAAGGGTGAGAATTTTACAAGAACCCGATGAAGAAGGGAAAACCTTCATATTTGAAATAAACGGCGAAAAAGTTTTCGCGAAAGGTGCAAATTGGATACCTTCGGATAACATTCTAACGTGGCTGAAGGATGAAGATTACGAGAAACTGATAAAAATGGCTAGAGATGCGAATATGAACATGTTAAGGGTATGGGGAGGCGGTATATACGAGAACGAAACCTTCTACAGACTTTGCGACGAGCTTGGTATAATGGTTTGGCAAGATTTCATGTACGCGTGTTTGGAATACCCCGATCATTTACCGTGGTTCAGAAAAATCGCAAATGATGAAGCAAGAAAGATTGTAAGGAAACTGAGATACCATCCATCAATTGTGCTGTGGTGTGGTAACAACGAAAACAATTGGGGTTTCGACGAATGGGGAAATATGGCTAGAAAAGTAGATGGTATCAATCTTGGCAACAGATTGTACCTTTTCGACTTCCCGAAAATATGTGCTCAAGAAGATCCGGCGACCCCTTACTGGCCGTCCAGTCCTTACGGTGGGGAGAAAGCCAACAGCGAAAAAGAAGGAGACAGACACGTGTGGAATGTGTGGAGCGGTTGGATCAATTACGATCATTACGAAAAGGACACCGGAAGATTCATAAGTGAGTTTGGATTCCAAGGAGCTCCACACATGAAAACCATAGAATTTTTCTCAAAGCCGGAAGAAAGAGATGTTTTTCATCCTGTAATGTTGAAACACAACAAGCAAATAGAAGGACAAGAACGCTTGATCAGGTTCATATTTGGAAACTTTGGAAAATGCAGAAACTTCGAAGACTTTGTTTACTTGTCGCAAATAAATCAAGCAGAAGCCATAAAATTCGGTGTTGAACATTGGAGAAGTAGAAAATACAAAACTGCTGGCACCCTCTTTTGGCAATTGAACGACAGTTGGCCTGTTTTCAGTTGGTCTGCCGTTGATTATTTCAAAAGGCCAAAAGCTCTTTACTACTATGCAAAAAGATTCTTTACGGATGTTTTACCCGTTGTGAAAAAGAACGATGATAGGGTGGTTTTACTCGTTGTGAGCGATCTGAGAAAATCGAAAAAGGCTAAGGTCAGATTTTCAGCGTACGACTTTTTTGGAAAACAAATGTTCGAGAATTTTTACGAAATTAATCTACCGCCAGATAGTGTTACCATTGTGGACAAAGTTTCTTCTCCTATCGATTTTGTTTTCTTTGCTGAAGTAGAAATTGAAGGAAGTGTCTTCAGAAATTATAAACTTTTCAAAAAATGGAGAGAAGTGAATCTTACGGATCCAAAACTTTCTGTCAGAGATCATGACGAAACATTGGAAATAGTTGCTGAAAATCCTGCTTTCGGAATCAAAATTCTGTCTGAAGAGATTCCAGAAGATGACTTTATTTTCTTGGAACCGGGTAAGAGTTTCATCATGAGAAAACCGGAAGGCTTCTTTGGTGTGAGATCACTTTACGACTACTTGAAATGA
- a CDS encoding UvrB/UvrC motif-containing protein: MKCFKCNRETSRIYKVNLDGVEREIAYCNECLVEVLKNGLSPRRIPDESMDSLKRITKFSFDGEMKVFVEVPIQLLEKMFGEIWSPHEKENILNRRKLVFLERKLTEAIKNEDYRKASRLKQLITQIKKKTDVK; encoded by the coding sequence GTGAAATGTTTCAAATGTAACCGTGAGACTTCAAGGATTTATAAAGTGAATCTAGACGGTGTAGAAAGAGAGATAGCATATTGTAATGAGTGTCTTGTCGAAGTTCTAAAAAATGGTCTCTCACCGAGACGTATACCAGATGAATCGATGGACTCACTCAAGCGAATAACCAAGTTTTCTTTCGATGGAGAAATGAAAGTGTTCGTAGAAGTTCCTATACAACTTTTGGAAAAAATGTTCGGGGAGATCTGGTCTCCACACGAGAAAGAAAACATACTGAACAGGAGAAAACTCGTCTTTCTGGAGCGAAAATTAACTGAAGCAATAAAAAACGAAGATTATAGAAAAGCGAGCCGCTTGAAACAGCTGATAACACAAATAAAGAAAAAAACGGATGTGAAATAA
- the pth gene encoding aminoacyl-tRNA hydrolase, whose translation MVIVGLGNPGPRYAFTRHNVGFLFLDYLEAKRWRTEKLFEWNKTRIANHDVLLVKPTTYMNLSGIAMPSVMSFFGVNVDDIIIVYDDVSLKLGKIRIRKKGSNGGHNGMKSIIEVLGTEEVKRIRVGIGEKPKGVSLVDFVLSEFTDTEFEILQKVFKLIKEALGVIITEGIEKAMSIYNSLEVRP comes from the coding sequence ATGGTTATCGTAGGGTTGGGAAATCCTGGCCCACGTTATGCCTTTACACGGCATAACGTGGGTTTCTTGTTTTTAGACTATTTGGAAGCCAAGAGATGGCGAACTGAAAAACTCTTCGAATGGAATAAAACAAGGATAGCGAACCATGATGTTCTTCTCGTGAAACCCACGACGTACATGAACCTTAGTGGTATAGCCATGCCGAGTGTTATGAGTTTTTTCGGTGTGAATGTGGATGATATAATAATAGTGTACGATGACGTGAGTTTGAAGCTCGGGAAAATTCGCATCAGAAAAAAAGGATCAAACGGTGGTCACAATGGGATGAAATCCATCATAGAGGTACTCGGAACGGAAGAAGTAAAGCGTATAAGGGTAGGTATAGGTGAAAAGCCTAAAGGAGTAAGCTTGGTAGATTTTGTATTGAGTGAATTCACGGACACAGAGTTCGAGATTCTTCAGAAGGTGTTCAAATTGATCAAAGAAGCATTGGGTGTGATCATTACCGAGGGAATCGAGAAAGCTATGTCCATTTACAATTCCTTAGAGGTGAGACCGTGA
- a CDS encoding 50S ribosomal protein L25, with protein sequence MASLEVKVREPKGKRTARRLRKAGEIPGIVYGPATQPVPVSIKRSSFEKVFHTVTETTPIQLVIKDDSGNVIDEKTVFLKMIQRDKVTEEVVHVDFYEPSKGHRMRINVPVKTVGKPVGVEKGGFLEIYHEEIPVETDPDNIPKEIEIDVSSLDLGDVVYAKDLKLPEGVKCLFEDEEAVVAVLVPKEISVEEEVPAEEEETAEPEVIKRKEEEEEE encoded by the coding sequence ATGGCAAGTTTGGAGGTCAAGGTAAGAGAACCGAAAGGTAAAAGAACTGCCAGACGTCTTAGAAAGGCGGGAGAGATACCAGGTATAGTTTATGGTCCCGCAACGCAACCTGTCCCTGTGAGCATCAAAAGATCCTCTTTTGAGAAGGTGTTTCATACCGTAACGGAGACCACGCCTATCCAACTCGTTATCAAAGATGACTCGGGGAACGTGATTGATGAGAAAACGGTCTTCTTGAAAATGATCCAAAGAGATAAAGTCACTGAAGAAGTCGTACATGTTGACTTCTACGAACCGAGCAAAGGTCACAGAATGAGGATCAACGTGCCAGTTAAAACAGTTGGAAAACCTGTTGGCGTGGAAAAGGGAGGATTTCTTGAAATCTACCATGAAGAGATCCCAGTTGAAACAGATCCCGATAACATTCCTAAGGAGATAGAGATAGATGTCTCTTCGTTGGATCTGGGAGATGTGGTCTACGCTAAAGATCTGAAGCTACCCGAAGGTGTGAAGTGCCTTTTTGAGGATGAAGAAGCGGTTGTGGCTGTACTTGTTCCAAAAGAGATATCGGTGGAAGAAGAAGTTCCTGCAGAAGAGGAAGAAACTGCAGAACCAGAGGTTATAAAGAGAAAGGAAGAAGAGGAAGAGGAATAA